A region from the Variovorax sp. V93 genome encodes:
- a CDS encoding phasin family protein, whose protein sequence is MATRPDPTDDSRKKRAAAPAKPARKVPAAGKKAAAPKKKTAAAAPDAAPGKQAIGAEGLLRAGLKVLGNVRDDVAKRQANVIEGLLGIGQGKFDPAGAKAAVPRGFPSLDSFGLRKFEDVFDQRVATALQRLGMPSAEEVQALREEVIRLRERLAQLEPKNAGPRGSGKR, encoded by the coding sequence ATGGCGACCCGCCCCGATCCGACGGACGATTCCAGGAAGAAGAGGGCGGCGGCGCCTGCGAAGCCTGCCAGGAAGGTGCCCGCAGCCGGGAAGAAGGCCGCGGCACCGAAGAAGAAAACGGCGGCCGCCGCACCGGACGCTGCGCCGGGCAAGCAGGCCATCGGCGCCGAAGGCCTGCTGCGCGCCGGCCTCAAGGTGCTCGGCAACGTGCGCGACGACGTCGCCAAGCGCCAGGCCAACGTGATCGAGGGGCTGCTGGGCATCGGCCAGGGCAAGTTCGATCCGGCGGGTGCCAAGGCCGCGGTTCCCCGTGGCTTTCCGAGCCTCGACAGCTTCGGCCTGCGCAAGTTCGAGGACGTGTTCGACCAGCGCGTGGCCACCGCCCTGCAGCGGCTGGGCATGCCCAGCGCAGAAGAGGTGCAGGCACTGCGTGAAGAAGTGATCCGGCTGCGCGAGCGCCTCGCGCAACTTGAGCCCAAGAACGCCGGCCCGCGCGGCAGCGGCAAGCGCTGA